The sequence TTTCCGGTGTAAAGCATATAAGTTCAACCATCACTGAGGGAGTGTCTAATACAGTTCTGGAGTTTTCTATGGATAAATCCGCAGATGTGGCGGTTCAAGAGGTGCGGGATAAAGTTGGCTCCATACGAGGGCAGCTGCCTCAAGAGGTTGAGGAGCCGGTTATTGCCAAATTTGATATGTCTGCCGAAGCTATTTTTTCTCTGGCAGTATCCGGGACAGGAGAAACTAAAGAGTTATCTCAATTAGTCGATGATGTTGTAAAAAAGGGTCTCTATACGGTTAAAGGCGTTGGTGCAGTAAACATCCAGGGTAATACAGGACGTGAAATACATATTCTGCTGGATAAGGAAAAGCTCGCTTCCTTTGGCTTAACTACGTCAGAAGTAGTTAATAGCCTGCAAAGTGATAATCTTGAGATGCAGGGCGGTAAGGTGACGGATGCCAGCACAGAAATTTCCCTTAGTACAACCAGTAATATCAATAAAGTTGAGGATTTTAGTAACGTTCTGATTGCCAAACGGGCAGGATCTGAGATCAGAGTGCGTGATGTAGCAGAAGTGAGGGATGGAATGAAGGATAGGGAATCTCTCTGCTTTTATCAAGGCAAGCCGGCCATAGGGATTGATATCATCAAACAATCAGGGGCCAATACAGTAAAGGTATCAGAAAACGTTAAAGAAGAATTGACGAGAATTGCAGGACTGCTGCCTGAAGGAGTAAAAGTTGACATTGTTCGTGATAATTCCCAGGCAGTAAAGGACACGGTCAACAATGTTAATAAAACTGTCCTGGAAGGGTGTATCCTGGCAGTTGCCATTATCTTTCTCTTCTTGAATAAATGGCAAAGCACCTTGACAAGTGCTATTTCTCTGCCTATCTCCATCATTACCACGTTTATTGCCATGAAGCTCATGAATTTTTCCATTAATACCATGTCAATGATGGCCATATCACTTTCCGTCGGACTGCTGATCGATGACGCAATTGTTGTCATAGAAAATATTGAGCGCCATCTGGGTATGGGTAAATCCCCCTTTCAAGCAGCCCAAGATGCTACTTCTGAAATTGGTCTGGCAGTACTTGCCACGTCCCTGTCCGTCGTAGCTGTCTTTCTCCCAGTTGCCCTGGTCAGCGGATTCATCGGGAAAATATTTATTGAGTTTGGCCTGACAGTTGTATTTAGTATGTTAGTTTCGTTGTTCGTTTCTTTTACTCTGGTACCCATGATGTCTGCTAAACTGCTCAAGGCAGAGGATAAAAGGGAAAAAGGGATTATTGGCAAGTTTTTAGGATGGTTTGACCAAAGGTTTGATAAACTTGCGGGAAATTATTCACAATTACTTAAGGTAGTCCTCCGCCACAGGGTGAAAACTCTGGTCTTGGTTTTCGCTATGTTTGCGGGAAGTATCGCTTTAGTTCCCGGGCTGGGCTTCACCTTTCTACCTGCCACAGACTTGGGGGAACTTACCATCGATGTGGGGCTGGACTCAGGTTTATCCCTGGAGGCGGCAGGACAAAAAGCTAAAAACTTGGAAAGTATTGCTTTAAAATATCCTGAAGTACGGAGTATGTATACTACAGTAGGCATGGATGAAGTATCAATTTACCTGAAGTTGTCTGATAAAAAGGAACGAAAGGACAGTGCCAAAGACATCGCTGAGAAAATGAGAAATGATTACGAAAAAGTTCCTGGGATAGAGTTTGCCATTTATACAGCTTCAATGGGATCGGGCACCGCAAAGGATGTCACCTTTAATATTAGGGGGAATGATTACGAGCAGATGCAAACTATTGCCCTGGCAGCAAAACAGATGTTGAGGGAAGATCCCAGTGCTCGGGATATAAGCATTAGTTATAAGGCAGGAAAGCCTAAGCTACAGCTGGAGGTGGATCGTGATCAGGCAGCAGATCTGGGAGTCAATTCGGCTGCGGTAGGAGAAACCCTAAATACGCTGTTTGACGGTGTCGTCGTGAGCAAGTTTAATGGAGCAAAAGACCGCTATGATGTGAGGGTTTCCCTGGAAGAAGATCAGCGCGTGGACTTAGGCAGCTTGAGCGGGATCTATGTCTCAGGCTCAAATGAGCGTATGGTTCCCCTGGACCAGGTGACCCGCAAGGCTTTTGCAACCACCTCTTCCACCCTGCAAAGGTACGACAGGGCAGGAGAAATTGAACTCTCAGCCAATGTTACAGGGATTTCTGCCGATGATTTTTCAGCGTTAAATTTGCAAAAGCTCAATCATGAACTACAGATGCCCAAGGGTATTTCTCTTGTACTGGCTGATGATCCAATGGGAGATGGCTTTATTGAGCTGGTAATAGCCTTGGGAATGGGCATTCTCTTTATATTCCTGGTTATGGCAGCCCAGTTTGAGAGCTATATTGACCCGGTAGCGATTATGTTTGCTCTGCCTTTGGCTATTATCGGAGCAATACTTGGCCTGTTTATTGCCGGCAGTCAGCTAAGCGTCATGTCTTTGATCGGGGTCATTTTGTTGATGGGCCTAGTTGCCAAGAATGCTATTTTGCTGGTTGACTATGCCAGACAGAAGAGAAGCGAAGGAGCAGAGATCTATAACGCCTTGGCGGAAGCTGGACTGGTAAGGCTGCGTCCCATCGTGATGACGTCTTTGGCTATGATTTTCGGCATGCTGCCTTCAGCATTTGCGCAAGCAACCGGCTCGGAGATGTATGCTCCAATGGCTCATGCGGTTATTGGGGGATTAATTACTTCAACGATTCTGACGTTATTTGTTGTACCGGTTATTTACACCTTGTTGGATGATTGCAAAAAAATGTTCAGAAGGCAATCCTCGGTAATCAGTGTCAAAGGATAAGTATAAAAATATACTGGATCTATATTTTTAAAGGCTACCATTTCAAATGGTAGCCAATTCAACGTACACTTTTAGAATATGACTCCTAAGGCAAGAAGAATTAAAATAGCAATCGCAATAATTCCTGCACCGATTCCTGCACCGACTCCGCCATACCCATAACCAGCGACTGGGGCAACCTGAGGAGGACAGCAGACATTACTCATTCCGTACATAATGTTTCCACCTTTCTAAATTAAAATTAGAACACAATTCCTAATGCGATGAGAAGAAGAATTATTATTACAATAGCAGCAATGCCAGCTCCAAATCCTTTTCCATGATCACAACCGCAAGCGGCTCCATCAACGTTACCAAATGCCATTTAACTTACCCCCTTTAACCTTGATCTAATCC comes from Desulfosporosinus meridiei DSM 13257 and encodes:
- a CDS encoding efflux RND transporter permease subunit, with product MILADVSIKRPVFITVIFVVLLVVGILSYNRLTVNDMPQADIPYVTVTVEQRGASPEQLETKVTKLVEEAAGQISGVKHISSTITEGVSNTVLEFSMDKSADVAVQEVRDKVGSIRGQLPQEVEEPVIAKFDMSAEAIFSLAVSGTGETKELSQLVDDVVKKGLYTVKGVGAVNIQGNTGREIHILLDKEKLASFGLTTSEVVNSLQSDNLEMQGGKVTDASTEISLSTTSNINKVEDFSNVLIAKRAGSEIRVRDVAEVRDGMKDRESLCFYQGKPAIGIDIIKQSGANTVKVSENVKEELTRIAGLLPEGVKVDIVRDNSQAVKDTVNNVNKTVLEGCILAVAIIFLFLNKWQSTLTSAISLPISIITTFIAMKLMNFSINTMSMMAISLSVGLLIDDAIVVIENIERHLGMGKSPFQAAQDATSEIGLAVLATSLSVVAVFLPVALVSGFIGKIFIEFGLTVVFSMLVSLFVSFTLVPMMSAKLLKAEDKREKGIIGKFLGWFDQRFDKLAGNYSQLLKVVLRHRVKTLVLVFAMFAGSIALVPGLGFTFLPATDLGELTIDVGLDSGLSLEAAGQKAKNLESIALKYPEVRSMYTTVGMDEVSIYLKLSDKKERKDSAKDIAEKMRNDYEKVPGIEFAIYTASMGSGTAKDVTFNIRGNDYEQMQTIALAAKQMLREDPSARDISISYKAGKPKLQLEVDRDQAADLGVNSAAVGETLNTLFDGVVVSKFNGAKDRYDVRVSLEEDQRVDLGSLSGIYVSGSNERMVPLDQVTRKAFATTSSTLQRYDRAGEIELSANVTGISADDFSALNLQKLNHELQMPKGISLVLADDPMGDGFIELVIALGMGILFIFLVMAAQFESYIDPVAIMFALPLAIIGAILGLFIAGSQLSVMSLIGVILLMGLVAKNAILLVDYARQKRSEGAEIYNALAEAGLVRLRPIVMTSLAMIFGMLPSAFAQATGSEMYAPMAHAVIGGLITSTILTLFVVPVIYTLLDDCKKMFRRQSSVISVKG